Proteins encoded together in one Bacteroides ovatus window:
- a CDS encoding RagB/SusD family nutrient uptake outer membrane protein yields MNKNKLFKVFVMIAFIMCSCEDNFDPKMYGTLNVSNYPVTEAEYESFMMTCYMPFTTTWTYWIGAGTSGNQHGWYIPAGGVLKFFDYPTDEMAVWNNGWGGGYYFLSKADFSQCVYYTSGTLSDERPNHFPKVSEISYFTNVIGTLEKASTEVVSEERKREFIAEARLCRGLMMYYLLHVYGPVPLIVDPDDLINPSKLENLVRPTLQQMTEWIMADFDYAYQYIADTQPEQGRYNKDYARVCIMRHCLNEGYYMSGYYQKAIDMYNELKGRYSLFKKGDNPYIEQFKNANNFNSEVIMAVSCDETADGTNKSGNFNPLMMLATPDNAARVDDQGNPTPFYLQGQGWGQTFNVSPKFWDTYDPLDKRREVILTKYYTTAGTWIDRNTTTWDGFIINKFPVETATAFQGTDIPLARWADVLLMYAEAEVRKNNAAPSADAIAAVNEVRKRAGLGDLPSSATANVEAFLDALLTERGHEMLYEGMRKIDLIRFNQYAQRTAKIKGVAPTHQYVPIPNYAVQQASESYGKVLVQTFEREGWKADLAAARN; encoded by the coding sequence ATGAATAAGAATAAATTATTTAAGGTGTTTGTCATGATTGCATTTATCATGTGCAGTTGTGAGGATAATTTTGATCCGAAGATGTATGGCACGTTGAATGTTTCTAATTATCCGGTGACTGAAGCCGAATACGAATCATTTATGATGACCTGCTATATGCCTTTTACGACAACATGGACCTATTGGATCGGTGCTGGAACAAGTGGTAATCAGCACGGTTGGTATATCCCTGCCGGAGGTGTACTGAAGTTCTTTGATTATCCGACAGATGAAATGGCTGTGTGGAATAATGGTTGGGGAGGCGGATACTACTTTCTTTCCAAAGCCGATTTCAGTCAGTGTGTCTATTATACGAGTGGTACGTTAAGTGATGAAAGGCCGAATCATTTTCCGAAAGTAAGTGAGATTTCCTACTTCACCAATGTGATTGGAACTTTGGAGAAGGCTTCTACCGAAGTGGTCTCCGAAGAGCGTAAAAGGGAGTTTATTGCCGAGGCCCGTCTTTGTCGGGGATTGATGATGTATTATTTATTGCATGTATATGGTCCTGTTCCTTTGATTGTCGATCCGGACGATCTGATTAATCCTTCAAAGCTGGAAAATCTGGTACGTCCGACATTACAGCAAATGACGGAGTGGATTATGGCTGATTTTGATTATGCTTATCAGTATATTGCAGATACACAGCCAGAACAGGGACGTTACAATAAAGACTATGCACGTGTATGCATCATGCGGCATTGCTTGAATGAAGGCTATTATATGTCTGGTTATTATCAGAAAGCAATTGATATGTATAATGAGTTGAAGGGGCGGTATAGTCTTTTCAAGAAAGGGGATAATCCTTATATTGAGCAATTTAAAAATGCCAATAACTTCAATTCGGAAGTGATTATGGCTGTCAGCTGTGATGAAACGGCGGACGGTACGAATAAGTCCGGTAACTTTAACCCGCTGATGATGCTCGCTACTCCCGATAATGCAGCCAGAGTGGACGATCAGGGAAATCCGACTCCTTTCTACTTGCAAGGGCAGGGATGGGGACAAACCTTCAACGTGTCTCCGAAATTTTGGGATACGTATGATCCTTTGGATAAACGTCGTGAAGTGATCCTTACCAAATATTATACGACTGCCGGAACTTGGATTGACCGGAATACAACCACATGGGACGGATTTATAATTAATAAATTCCCGGTTGAAACGGCCACGGCTTTTCAGGGGACTGATATACCGTTAGCCCGTTGGGCAGATGTATTGCTCATGTATGCGGAAGCCGAAGTACGTAAAAACAATGCAGCTCCGTCCGCTGATGCTATTGCTGCGGTCAATGAGGTGCGTAAGCGTGCCGGACTGGGAGATCTTCCGTCATCGGCAACAGCGAATGTTGAAGCCTTCCTAGATGCTTTACTTACGGAAAGAGGACATGAAATGTTGTATGAAGGGATGCGTAAAATAGATCTCATCCGTTTTAATCAGTATGCGCAACGTACAGCGAAGATCAAAGGAGTGGCTCCTACACATCAATATGTGCCTATTCCTAATTACGCGGTTCAACAAGCTTCGGAATCTTATGGAAAAGTGTTGGTACAGACATTTGAACGTGAGGGATGGAAAGCGGATCTTGCGGCAGCTCGCAATTAA
- a CDS encoding BACON domain-containing protein — protein MYISMKTYSKKLLVAFFFSMLPMVLMSCSMDPEKASFSISGNLEKLQIGNDGFTEVYSIKSNTEWKFVNETDQSWVTISPAKGSGNGTVTITANANTGTGRTAVFRVVPNGVKTQEIEIMQGNSYIPTTDGEFPIIAWTGVEADKSLEKFPVMKASGINIYLGWYDDLETTLKVLDAAQKTGVKMITSCKDLLSVGTAEEVVKAMMNHPALYAYHLKDEPEVNDLPGLGELVKKIKTIDSHHPCYINLYPNWAWGKELYSENIKSFIEQVPVPFISFDNYPIVSINGAPSIVRPDWYRNLEEISAAAKENNKPFWAFALALSHKLDETHFYKIPTLPELRLQVFSDLAYGAQAIQYFTYRGLQHDEPTEVYNLVKTVNQEVQQLAGIFLGAQVISVSHTGSEIPEGTTALGSLPTPIKSLTTSDTGAVVSFLEKGSNQYLVVVNKDFRNVMNLAIDVDGSVSRVLKDGSTVSPDGSTIAVEPGDMVIFTWRK, from the coding sequence ATGTATATATCAATGAAAACATATAGTAAGAAATTACTGGTCGCATTCTTTTTTTCAATGTTGCCAATGGTATTGATGTCCTGTTCGATGGACCCGGAGAAAGCCTCTTTTTCTATTTCCGGAAATTTGGAGAAGTTACAGATCGGTAATGACGGTTTTACGGAGGTTTATTCGATAAAGTCTAATACGGAATGGAAATTTGTAAACGAGACGGATCAGTCTTGGGTTACCATCTCACCGGCCAAAGGGAGTGGAAACGGAACTGTGACAATTACTGCAAATGCAAATACAGGAACCGGACGTACAGCTGTATTCCGTGTGGTGCCTAACGGAGTGAAGACACAGGAAATTGAGATCATGCAGGGTAATTCTTATATTCCTACAACTGATGGAGAGTTTCCGATTATAGCATGGACCGGAGTGGAAGCAGATAAGTCGCTGGAGAAATTCCCGGTGATGAAAGCATCCGGCATTAATATTTATCTGGGATGGTATGATGATTTGGAAACAACATTGAAGGTGCTTGACGCCGCACAGAAGACCGGAGTGAAAATGATAACTTCTTGTAAGGACCTCTTGTCTGTTGGTACTGCCGAAGAGGTCGTAAAAGCGATGATGAATCATCCGGCTTTGTATGCCTACCATTTGAAGGATGAACCGGAAGTGAATGATTTGCCGGGCTTGGGCGAATTGGTGAAGAAGATTAAAACCATCGACAGCCATCATCCTTGTTATATAAATTTATACCCCAATTGGGCATGGGGGAAAGAACTTTATTCTGAAAATATAAAGTCGTTTATAGAACAAGTTCCTGTTCCATTTATTTCGTTTGACAATTATCCTATTGTATCTATAAATGGTGCTCCCAGCATTGTCCGTCCGGACTGGTATCGGAATCTGGAAGAAATATCGGCTGCTGCTAAAGAGAATAATAAGCCGTTCTGGGCATTTGCACTTGCACTTTCCCACAAGCTTGATGAAACTCATTTTTATAAGATACCGACATTGCCCGAGTTGAGATTACAAGTCTTCAGTGATTTGGCTTATGGTGCGCAGGCAATCCAGTATTTTACCTATCGCGGACTTCAACATGACGAACCGACCGAAGTTTATAATTTGGTCAAGACTGTTAATCAGGAAGTACAACAACTTGCGGGTATATTCTTGGGAGCACAAGTAATTTCAGTATCTCATACCGGAAGTGAAATACCGGAAGGAACGACAGCTTTGGGAAGTCTGCCGACTCCTATAAAATCATTGACTACGAGTGATACCGGTGCTGTTGTCTCTTTCTTGGAGAAAGGTAGTAACCAATATCTTGTAGTTGTAAATAAAGACTTTCGTAATGTGATGAATCTGGCAATTGATGTGGATGGTTCTGTTAGCAGAGTGCTGAAGGATGGCTCAACTGTAAGTCCGGATGGTTCTACGATAGCGGTTGAACCGGGGGATATGGTTATATTTACATGGAGAAAATGA
- a CDS encoding family 20 glycosylhydrolase encodes MITMRNIWIMMLGICLFGCGAGKQPLSSQLSLTWKLEKDSVEARYFKNTFCLTNNGNKSLADNWVIYFNQTPIYYQQPINAPLEIECIGSTYYKMYPTEHYQALAPGETITFTILSEGNVINVSSVPEGAYIVATDENGKMLQPQNIPIEIGLFTPNAQWVRSKNSFPYAGGNYFYKQNDDFSKPVDCDMLSLFPAPKKVEKTGGVSSFSQKVCLKFDDTFKEEALLLKSQLTSLLRCSVSDEDEQTIIELKKMEVPVPSQYPDEYYEIVIKNNRLTLKANDAHGIFNACQTLLALLDNMELTSAPLPNLHITDYPDMEHRGIMLDVARNFTKKADLLKLIDILSFYKMNVLHLHLSDDEAWRVEIPGLEELTEIASRRGHTTDEQTCLYPAYAWGWNETDTTSLANGYYSRSDFMDILKYAKERHIRIIPEIDIPGHSRAAIKAMNARYQKYIDTDRPKAEEYLLIDFADTSQYLSAQNFTDNVINVAMPSTYHFLEKVIDEIVRMYQDAGVELTAFHVGGDEVPEGIWEGSSICRTFMQENELTNIRDLKDYFLEQILEMLDKRSIQAVGWQDIVMNPDNTVNEHFRNSKVLNYCWNTIPEQGGDEVPYKLANAGYPIILCNVGNFYLDMAYCYHVEEPGLRWGGYVDEYVTFDMLPFDIYKSLRRNLKGESVDVKTASNGKQPLTKEGYQNIKGLSGQIWSETIRSLEQIEYYLFPKVFGLAERAWNAQPSWALSPDGKIYMDAKRKYNAGIVDYELPRLAKRGINFRVSPPGIMIRDGLLLANTAIPNAVIRYTTDGSEPTESSVEWQTPIACNAPLIKAKAFYLGKESVTTVLINESY; translated from the coding sequence ATGATAACTATGAGGAATATATGGATAATGATGTTGGGGATATGCTTGTTTGGTTGTGGGGCTGGTAAACAGCCCCTTTCCTCACAGCTCTCTTTAACATGGAAACTGGAAAAAGATAGTGTGGAAGCCAGATATTTTAAGAATACATTCTGTTTAACGAATAACGGGAATAAATCCTTGGCTGATAATTGGGTGATCTATTTTAATCAGACACCAATTTATTATCAGCAACCTATTAATGCCCCGTTGGAAATAGAATGTATTGGTTCGACTTATTATAAGATGTATCCTACTGAACACTATCAGGCATTGGCACCGGGTGAAACAATCACTTTTACCATATTGAGCGAAGGAAATGTGATTAATGTATCTTCGGTTCCTGAAGGGGCTTATATTGTAGCTACCGATGAAAATGGGAAAATGTTGCAGCCGCAAAATATTCCGATTGAGATCGGACTGTTTACGCCCAATGCTCAATGGGTTCGTTCGAAGAATAGTTTTCCCTATGCAGGTGGAAATTATTTCTATAAGCAGAATGATGATTTCAGTAAACCGGTAGATTGTGATATGCTTTCTCTTTTTCCTGCTCCTAAAAAAGTGGAAAAGACGGGCGGTGTTTCTTCTTTCTCTCAAAAGGTTTGTTTGAAGTTTGATGATACATTTAAAGAGGAAGCTCTTTTATTGAAAAGTCAATTGACTTCATTATTAAGATGCAGCGTTTCTGATGAGGATGAACAAACAATCATTGAATTGAAGAAAATGGAGGTTCCTGTTCCCAGTCAATATCCTGATGAGTATTACGAAATCGTGATAAAGAATAACCGGTTGACTCTGAAAGCTAATGATGCACATGGCATATTTAATGCTTGTCAAACATTGCTTGCCTTATTAGATAACATGGAACTAACTTCTGCTCCGCTTCCTAATCTTCATATTACCGATTATCCGGACATGGAGCATCGGGGAATTATGTTGGATGTAGCCCGTAACTTTACAAAGAAAGCGGATCTGCTGAAATTGATCGATATATTGTCATTCTATAAGATGAATGTACTACATTTGCATTTGAGTGACGATGAGGCTTGGCGTGTGGAAATACCCGGATTGGAGGAATTGACAGAAATCGCTTCTCGTAGAGGACATACTACAGATGAACAGACATGTCTTTATCCTGCGTATGCTTGGGGATGGAATGAGACAGATACTACTTCATTGGCCAATGGATATTATTCACGAAGTGACTTCATGGATATTCTGAAATATGCGAAAGAAAGACATATCAGAATTATTCCTGAAATAGACATTCCCGGACATTCCCGAGCAGCGATTAAAGCCATGAATGCCCGTTATCAAAAATACATAGATACGGATCGGCCGAAAGCGGAAGAATATCTTTTGATTGATTTTGCGGATACTTCCCAATATCTGTCGGCACAAAATTTCACTGATAATGTTATCAATGTTGCCATGCCTTCCACTTATCATTTTCTTGAAAAAGTGATTGATGAAATTGTACGGATGTATCAGGATGCAGGAGTAGAACTGACAGCTTTCCATGTGGGGGGAGATGAAGTACCGGAAGGTATTTGGGAAGGTTCTTCTATCTGCCGTACTTTTATGCAAGAGAACGAACTGACCAATATACGGGATTTGAAAGATTATTTTCTGGAACAAATATTGGAAATGTTGGACAAACGTAGCATACAGGCAGTCGGATGGCAAGACATAGTTATGAATCCGGATAATACCGTGAACGAACATTTCAGAAACAGTAAGGTGCTAAATTATTGCTGGAATACCATTCCGGAACAGGGTGGAGATGAAGTCCCGTATAAGTTAGCCAATGCGGGCTATCCGATTATACTTTGTAATGTGGGTAACTTTTATCTTGATATGGCATATTGCTATCATGTGGAAGAACCGGGATTACGTTGGGGCGGTTATGTAGATGAATATGTGACGTTTGATATGTTGCCTTTTGATATTTATAAGTCTTTGCGGCGGAATTTGAAAGGTGAATCTGTTGATGTGAAAACAGCCTCAAACGGTAAACAGCCCTTAACGAAGGAAGGCTATCAGAATATCAAAGGTCTGTCCGGGCAAATCTGGTCAGAGACAATCCGCAGTCTTGAACAGATAGAATATTATCTCTTCCCAAAAGTCTTCGGATTGGCAGAACGTGCTTGGAATGCTCAACCATCGTGGGCATTATCGCCGGATGGCAAAATATATATGGATGCTAAGCGTAAGTATAATGCTGGTATTGTAGATTATGAATTGCCACGTTTGGCAAAGCGAGGAATAAATTTCCGTGTGTCTCCTCCCGGTATTATGATAAGGGATGGATTATTACTGGCTAATACTGCCATTCCCAATGCGGTAATCCGGTACACAACCGATGGTAGTGAACCTACGGAAAGTTCTGTAGAATGGCAAACTCCGATAGCATGCAATGCTCCACTGATAAAAGCAAAGGCATTTTATTTAGGAAAGGAAAGTGTAACTACTGTATTGATAAACGAATCATATTAA
- a CDS encoding FecR family protein produces the protein MEEEKKHMDELIVTYLTEGLDKSALAELKAWIAASTENENYFIQQREVWFSAVSREAALKYNKDKAFHTFKNRIESQKEVEKTSRRGFRLSALWRYAAIVTVILAVGCFSYWQGGVDVKDTFADISVEAPLGSRTKLYLPDGTLVWLNAGSRMTYSQGFGVDNRMIELEGEGYFEVRRNEKLPFFVKTKDLQLQVLGTKFNFRDYPEDHEVVVSLLEGKVELNNLLKKEKEAVLAPDERAILNKTNGLMTVETVTASNASQWTGGYLFFDEELLPDIVKELERSYNVTIRIANDSLNTFRFYGNFVRREQSIQEVLEALASTEKIQYKIEERNITIY, from the coding sequence ATGGAAGAAGAAAAGAAACATATGGATGAATTGATCGTCACCTATCTCACAGAAGGTTTGGACAAAAGTGCTTTAGCCGAGCTGAAAGCATGGATCGCTGCATCAACTGAAAATGAAAATTACTTTATTCAGCAGCGGGAAGTCTGGTTTTCTGCCGTGAGCCGTGAAGCTGCGTTGAAATACAATAAAGATAAGGCCTTCCATACATTTAAGAATCGTATCGAAAGTCAGAAAGAAGTGGAGAAAACTTCCCGTCGGGGATTCCGTCTGTCGGCTTTGTGGCGTTATGCAGCGATTGTCACAGTCATACTTGCAGTCGGCTGTTTCTCTTATTGGCAGGGAGGTGTGGATGTAAAAGACACATTTGCCGATATCTCCGTAGAAGCTCCTTTAGGGTCGAGGACGAAACTCTATTTGCCAGACGGTACATTGGTATGGCTGAATGCCGGTTCACGAATGACTTATTCACAAGGTTTCGGGGTAGATAACCGTATGATCGAACTGGAAGGTGAGGGATATTTTGAAGTCCGGAGAAATGAAAAGCTTCCTTTCTTTGTAAAGACTAAAGATTTGCAATTGCAAGTACTGGGAACTAAATTTAATTTCCGTGATTATCCGGAAGATCATGAAGTCGTAGTATCTTTATTGGAAGGAAAAGTAGAACTGAATAATTTACTGAAAAAAGAGAAAGAAGCAGTTCTTGCCCCTGACGAAAGAGCGATATTAAACAAAACGAACGGACTGATGACAGTAGAAACAGTCACAGCCTCCAATGCCTCACAATGGACAGGCGGCTATTTGTTTTTTGATGAAGAACTTTTGCCGGACATCGTGAAAGAATTGGAACGTAGCTACAATGTAACTATCCGCATAGCCAATGATTCTTTAAATACCTTCCGGTTCTACGGTAATTTTGTTCGCCGTGAACAAAGTATTCAGGAAGTACTGGAAGCATTGGCATCTACGGAGAAAATACAATATAAGATTGAAGAACGCAATATAACTATCTATTAA
- a CDS encoding RNA polymerase sigma-70 factor, whose product MEHTETLIVEQLKIGNEDAYQYIYDRHYALLCHIANGYVKDQFLAETIVGDTIFHLWEIRETLEISVSIRSYLLRAVRNRCINYLNSEWEKREISFSCLMPDEITDDKIMVSDSHPLGTLLERELEEEIYKAIDKLPNECRRVFDKSRFEGKSYEEISQELGISVNTVKYHIKNALASLQTNLSKYLITLLLFFFG is encoded by the coding sequence ATGGAGCACACTGAAACTTTAATAGTAGAGCAGTTGAAGATAGGCAACGAAGACGCCTATCAATACATCTATGACCGTCACTATGCCCTACTGTGCCATATTGCCAATGGCTATGTAAAAGACCAGTTTCTGGCGGAAACCATTGTCGGAGATACCATTTTTCATTTATGGGAGATTCGTGAAACACTGGAGATTTCCGTTTCTATCCGTAGCTATTTGTTGAGAGCTGTCCGTAATCGTTGTATCAACTATCTTAATTCAGAATGGGAAAAGCGGGAGATCTCATTCTCATGTCTTATGCCCGATGAGATAACAGATGATAAAATCATGGTGTCCGATTCGCATCCGTTAGGTACATTGTTGGAGCGCGAACTGGAAGAAGAAATATATAAAGCCATAGATAAATTGCCGAACGAATGTCGTCGCGTATTCGATAAAAGTCGTTTTGAAGGAAAATCATACGAAGAAATTTCTCAAGAGTTAGGCATCTCTGTCAATACGGTTAAATATCATATAAAGAATGCATTAGCATCTTTACAAACGAATCTAAGTAAATACCTGATTACTCTGCTTTTATTTTTTTTCGGATAA
- a CDS encoding DUF5125 domain-containing protein, translating into MSSFIIVKLEIFRKMKKIYVLFMSSLLLLSCAKDDVSKPSEWPEWPTPSKPKIENAVLRGVNGETVVAAGDKVKFTAQISDEYNDLVSFQLLVTMDGAEILNLSKGLSGRSTVIEEEATLPFVAGFQNGRPVVTIKAVNDLGGNESTLTLDEAASVAVTRPETPSKLYLVDDLGNVYEMDKESQNETDYSFRTSAADLAGIGDHFKVAEKIINNKPDYSGLVWGYSDDKIAIVTDDAATSIPTPKVGSYTLENITFDMLSFLTDKTLTYSIDIDKSRFFDVGGGYVQLDVQLVESAKINFIGFGSDVTNMLRPEFFKDVSGSKAKFDGPSVLYNLKYNTSNGFMYMERPRDVFYPEVMYIVGTGVGFPREPYVATLAWDFAYPHQWFFFKKVGASAFEAVVYIDQTMGFKFFRGYGWAQEEDTKNLYTVEPANLITRSAPGDLIPGPDFKAGLYTIHIDKAKEVIRLTPYN; encoded by the coding sequence ATGTCATCATTCATTATTGTTAAACTAGAGATCTTTAGAAAAATGAAAAAGATATATGTATTATTCATGTCGTCGTTATTGCTCCTTTCGTGTGCAAAAGATGATGTTAGTAAGCCAAGTGAATGGCCGGAGTGGCCTACACCTTCAAAACCTAAAATAGAAAATGCCGTATTGCGGGGCGTGAATGGTGAAACGGTTGTGGCGGCTGGTGATAAAGTGAAGTTCACCGCACAGATCAGTGATGAATATAATGATTTGGTTTCATTCCAATTATTAGTGACAATGGATGGGGCCGAAATCTTGAATTTGTCTAAAGGATTGAGTGGGCGTTCTACGGTTATTGAAGAGGAAGCTACTTTACCTTTTGTTGCCGGTTTCCAGAATGGACGTCCTGTGGTAACTATAAAGGCTGTAAACGATTTAGGTGGCAATGAATCGACCCTGACTTTGGATGAGGCCGCAAGTGTGGCGGTAACCCGTCCGGAAACACCTTCCAAATTATACCTTGTTGATGATTTGGGAAATGTGTATGAAATGGACAAGGAGAGTCAGAATGAAACGGATTATAGTTTCCGGACGAGTGCGGCGGATTTGGCAGGGATTGGCGACCATTTTAAAGTTGCCGAAAAGATAATAAACAATAAACCTGATTATTCCGGTTTGGTATGGGGATATTCAGACGATAAGATCGCGATTGTGACTGATGATGCAGCTACATCGATTCCGACTCCTAAGGTAGGGAGTTATACATTGGAGAATATCACTTTTGATATGTTGAGTTTTCTGACTGATAAGACTTTGACATACAGCATTGATATTGATAAGTCCCGCTTCTTTGATGTGGGAGGAGGATATGTCCAGTTGGATGTTCAGCTGGTGGAAAGTGCCAAGATTAATTTTATAGGTTTTGGTAGTGATGTCACTAACATGCTCCGGCCGGAATTCTTTAAAGATGTTTCAGGAAGCAAAGCAAAATTCGATGGTCCGTCGGTACTTTATAATTTGAAATATAATACATCAAACGGTTTTATGTATATGGAGCGGCCGCGGGATGTCTTTTATCCGGAAGTGATGTATATTGTTGGTACTGGAGTTGGATTCCCGCGTGAACCTTATGTGGCTACACTTGCTTGGGATTTCGCATATCCTCACCAATGGTTCTTCTTTAAGAAGGTAGGTGCAAGTGCTTTTGAAGCAGTTGTGTATATCGACCAGACTATGGGATTTAAGTTCTTTAGAGGATATGGTTGGGCACAAGAGGAGGACACGAAGAATCTGTATACGGTTGAACCTGCTAACCTGATTACGAGAAGTGCCCCTGGCGATCTGATTCCCGGTCCTGATTTTAAAGCCGGACTTTATACGATACATATTGATAAAGCCAAAGAAGTGATACGATTGACTCCTTATAATTAA
- a CDS encoding cellulase family glycosylhydrolase produces the protein MKKILLSFFISIMLIACSQKTVSVREVWTKEQANEWYQQWGWLRGCDFIPSTAINQLEMWQADTFDPVTIDRELGWAEDIGMNCMRVYLHHLVWKTDKEGFKKRINEYLTIADKHHISTIFVFLDDCWNPVYQAGKQPEPQPGVHNSGWARDPGDLYYKGDPAVILPVLENYVKDILTTFKDDKRIVLWDLYNEPGGSGGYRYGERSLPLLQNIFTWGRTVNPSQPLSAGVWDMSLTNLNKFQLENSDVITYHTYEGLDSHQRLIDTLKQYGRPMICTEYMARTQNSTFQDIMPMLKKENIGAINWGLVAGKTNTIFAWDTPLPDVTEPSLWFHDIFRSDGTPYSTEEVECIRSLTK, from the coding sequence ATGAAAAAGATATTACTCTCATTTTTTATTAGCATTATGTTAATTGCCTGCAGTCAGAAAACAGTCTCTGTTCGTGAAGTCTGGACGAAAGAGCAGGCTAATGAATGGTATCAGCAATGGGGATGGCTTCGTGGGTGTGATTTTATTCCGAGCACGGCAATCAACCAATTGGAGATGTGGCAGGCTGATACTTTTGATCCGGTGACTATTGACCGTGAACTAGGCTGGGCAGAAGATATCGGAATGAACTGTATGCGTGTATATTTGCACCATCTAGTTTGGAAAACGGATAAGGAAGGTTTTAAGAAACGTATTAATGAATACCTTACTATTGCCGACAAGCATCATATCTCTACCATCTTCGTCTTCCTGGATGATTGCTGGAATCCTGTATATCAGGCTGGTAAACAGCCGGAACCACAGCCGGGAGTACACAATTCGGGATGGGCGCGTGATCCGGGAGATTTGTATTATAAAGGTGATCCGGCAGTGATACTTCCGGTCTTGGAGAATTATGTGAAAGACATTCTTACCACTTTTAAGGATGATAAGAGAATTGTGTTGTGGGATTTATATAATGAGCCCGGTGGTTCGGGCGGATATAGATACGGTGAAAGAAGTCTGCCGTTATTGCAGAATATATTTACGTGGGGACGAACAGTTAACCCGTCGCAACCCTTGTCGGCCGGAGTCTGGGATATGAGTTTGACTAATCTGAATAAGTTTCAGTTGGAAAACTCGGATGTGATAACCTATCATACGTATGAAGGTCTGGATTCGCATCAACGGCTCATTGACACATTGAAGCAATATGGCCGTCCGATGATTTGCACGGAATATATGGCACGTACTCAAAATAGTACTTTCCAAGATATTATGCCAATGCTAAAGAAAGAAAATATCGGTGCAATAAACTGGGGACTTGTAGCCGGAAAAACAAATACGATCTTTGCATGGGATACTCCGTTGCCTGATGTAACTGAACCTTCCTTGTGGTTTCATGATATTTTCCGTAGCGATGGGACACCTTATTCAACAGAAGAAGTGGAATGTATTCGTTCATTAACTAAATAA